Proteins from a genomic interval of Clostridium sp. M62/1:
- a CDS encoding aldolase/citrate lyase family protein — protein MSHPNKKRLRRSMMFLNCQKPGLIKDPYIYGPDSIMLDLEDAVAENQKDAARYSLFHALKEIDYRGVERVVRINGLDTPHWKEDIRVCVAGGADTIRIAKTERAEDVRAVEEHVLAAEREFGRPEGSTLLMAALESCRGVLNALEICEASDRLIGIALSGGDYTKDLQTVITGTGVELMGARQHMIMAARAAGVQCFDTVFTNLDDMEGFARETEMIKRMGFDGKSLVNPRQIAVVHQIFTPTQKEIIFAEKVVREIDEKKAKGIGVFTVDGKMIDIAFYDGARRTLALAKASGVYEGDL, from the coding sequence ATGAGTCATCCGAATAAAAAACGCCTGAGGCGTTCCATGATGTTTTTAAACTGCCAGAAGCCGGGACTTATCAAGGATCCGTACATTTACGGCCCTGATTCCATTATGCTGGATCTGGAGGACGCAGTGGCGGAAAACCAGAAGGACGCGGCCAGGTATTCCCTGTTTCACGCCCTGAAGGAGATCGACTACCGCGGTGTGGAGCGGGTCGTCCGCATTAATGGACTGGACACTCCCCACTGGAAGGAAGATATCCGCGTCTGCGTGGCCGGAGGGGCTGACACGATCCGGATTGCCAAGACAGAGCGGGCAGAGGACGTCCGGGCAGTGGAGGAGCATGTGCTGGCGGCAGAGAGAGAATTTGGACGGCCGGAGGGCAGCACCCTTCTGATGGCCGCTCTGGAATCCTGCAGGGGTGTGCTGAATGCCCTGGAGATCTGCGAGGCTTCCGACCGCCTGATCGGAATTGCCCTGTCCGGCGGCGATTACACAAAGGATCTGCAGACAGTGATCACCGGCACGGGCGTGGAACTTATGGGGGCCAGACAGCACATGATCATGGCCGCCCGGGCTGCAGGCGTCCAGTGCTTTGACACCGTATTCACGAACCTGGACGATATGGAAGGGTTTGCAAGGGAGACGGAGATGATTAAGCGCATGGGCTTTGACGGGAAATCGCTGGTCAATCCGCGGCAGATAGCAGTCGTTCACCAGATTTTTACTCCGACCCAGAAAGAGATCATCTTTGCCGAAAAGGTAGTCAGGGAGATTGACGAGAAGAAGGCAAAGGGAATCGGCGTGTTTACCGTTGACGGAAAAATGATAGACATTGCCTTCTATGACGGGGCAAGGAGGACTCTGGCCCTGGCAAAGGCGTCAGGCGTTTATGAGGGGGATTTGTAA
- the citX gene encoding citrate lyase holo-[acyl-carrier protein] synthase, producing the protein MKTDHTSAEKTLRFYEVTVEDMMNARERRAAVQERLIGLYGLPVVSFTLNIPGPVKVFRGVPSFFERGVQAVKQALSDAGISILSQESIEEHTGLELIFCADGTPEELKRITSAVEEAEPAGRLYDIDIIRTDRSKVSREDIGLPGRRCLLCSEPAQACARSRRHSLEELTACVRRLILEDSFLNCILQSARMALIDEVSATPKPGLVDLRDNGSHRDMCFQTFLDSTEAVVPYIREMASEGLHCEDPSLLFGRIRRTGLQAEKAMFRATGGVNTHKGMIFSMGLLAAAAGYQYGRQLSERISGQLPPSASGEWDLSVPDLLSLAGELCREETERDFEALNKRAESRGEDRLCLSHGERLYLKYGCRGIRGEAADGFPSLSQIACPALTGAAAYAELLRPFPKPSLSLSDRVSQPDRGSLSDSGLDGKWNLVRLQTLLHLMARAEDTNVLHRGGPEAAAYVREEAAALLSGGGVFAEDGLCRLAQLNRDFISRNISPGGCADLLALAVFLLRLSDPGEDSFQALKSDPAQ; encoded by the coding sequence ATGAAAACAGACCATACAAGCGCGGAGAAAACACTCCGCTTTTATGAAGTTACCGTCGAGGATATGATGAATGCCAGAGAGCGGAGAGCCGCCGTCCAGGAAAGGCTCATCGGCCTGTACGGCCTCCCGGTAGTGAGCTTTACCCTGAACATACCGGGGCCTGTAAAGGTGTTTCGCGGGGTTCCCAGCTTTTTTGAGCGAGGTGTGCAGGCTGTGAAGCAGGCCCTCTCTGACGCCGGGATCTCCATCCTGTCACAGGAGAGCATAGAGGAACACACAGGACTTGAGCTGATCTTCTGCGCAGACGGGACACCGGAGGAGCTAAAGCGCATTACCTCGGCCGTGGAGGAGGCAGAGCCGGCCGGAAGGCTTTATGACATCGACATCATCCGGACAGACCGAAGCAAGGTTTCCAGGGAGGACATCGGACTTCCCGGGCGCCGCTGCCTCCTCTGCTCAGAGCCGGCCCAGGCCTGCGCCAGAAGCCGCCGCCACTCGCTAGAAGAGCTGACGGCCTGCGTCAGACGGCTCATTCTCGAGGACAGCTTTCTGAACTGCATTCTCCAGTCTGCCAGGATGGCCCTCATTGACGAGGTTTCAGCCACTCCCAAGCCAGGTCTTGTGGATCTCCGTGACAACGGCTCCCACAGGGACATGTGTTTTCAGACCTTTCTTGACAGCACAGAGGCCGTCGTCCCCTATATCCGGGAAATGGCTTCTGAGGGACTGCACTGTGAGGATCCCTCCCTCCTGTTTGGGCGCATCCGCAGAACAGGGCTGCAGGCAGAGAAAGCCATGTTCCGGGCTACAGGCGGAGTCAATACCCACAAGGGAATGATCTTCTCCATGGGACTTCTGGCGGCTGCAGCCGGATATCAGTACGGCAGGCAGCTCTCAGAGAGGATTTCCGGGCAGCTTCCTCCATCTGCTTCAGGAGAGTGGGACCTTTCTGTCCCGGACCTTCTCTCCCTGGCAGGAGAGCTCTGCAGAGAGGAGACAGAAAGAGACTTTGAGGCGCTGAATAAGAGGGCAGAAAGCAGAGGGGAAGACCGCCTTTGTCTCTCCCACGGGGAACGGCTCTATCTGAAATACGGCTGCCGGGGTATCCGGGGAGAGGCAGCTGACGGCTTTCCTTCTCTCAGTCAGATTGCCTGCCCCGCTCTTACAGGTGCGGCCGCATATGCAGAGCTTCTGCGTCCCTTTCCAAAGCCTTCCCTCTCCCTTTCGGACAGAGTCTCACAGCCGGACCGCGGCTCTCTTTCTGACAGCGGACTGGACGGGAAGTGGAATCTTGTAAGACTCCAGACCCTTCTTCACCTGATGGCCCGGGCAGAAGACACCAACGTGCTTCACCGGGGAGGCCCTGAGGCCGCCGCCTACGTTCGTGAGGAGGCTGCCGCCCTCCTGTCCGGCGGCGGTGTGTTTGCAGAGGACGGGCTTTGCAGACTGGCACAGCTGAACCGTGATTTTATCTCCAGGAACATCAGCCCCGGAGGGTGTGCGGATCTGCTGGCCCTCGCCGTCTTCCTCCTTCGCCTTTCGGATCCCGGGGAGGACAGCTTCCAGGCTCTAAAAAGTGATCCGGCACAGTAA
- the citD gene encoding citrate lyase acyl carrier protein, whose protein sequence is MKIERAAVAGTLESSDAQITVEPGTEGIELTIESSVIHQFGKQIRAVVLETLERLEVTNARVTVVDKGALDCTLKARVECAVYRANGISENLPWGGVIR, encoded by the coding sequence ATGAAAATTGAGAGAGCAGCAGTTGCCGGAACCCTGGAGTCCAGCGACGCGCAGATTACAGTAGAACCGGGAACGGAAGGAATTGAGCTGACCATTGAGAGCAGCGTGATTCATCAGTTTGGAAAGCAGATCAGGGCGGTGGTTCTGGAAACCCTGGAACGGCTGGAGGTGACAAACGCCCGCGTGACGGTAGTAGATAAGGGGGCCTTAGACTGTACCCTCAAGGCCAGGGTAGAGTGCGCCGTATACCGGGCAAACGGTATTTCGGAAAATCTTCCATGGGGAGGTGTGATCCGGTAA
- the citF gene encoding citrate lyase subunit alpha: MINKAGREIPEEILKATGKKPFEGAYAYDNYEYKKAAPTVRALSDPKRSKMVDSIREALEKCGLRDNMTLSFHHHFREGDYVLNMVMEEVHRMGVKGITICASSMGKANDAIVPYIEDGTVTGIQSSGVRGKIGQAISSGKLRDLAIMRSHGGRVRAIESGEVHIDIAFIGAPTCDEYGNCRPNGGKSDCGVLSYAMVDAQYADKVVAVTDCLVPFPNIPASISMTNVDYVCVVDAIGNPAKIATGAAKPTTDVRKLMMADYCTQFVIHTPYFRDGFSYQTGVGGASIASTISLGKIMEERGITMGLGLGGITTPMCELLEKGLIKTLVDTQDFDLGAIESIKKNPNHVEISASEYANPFNKGAYVNKLDFVILAALEVDVNFNCNVVTGSDGVITGAQGGHPDTAAGAKCTIVITPLLQGRIPAVCTDVTTVTTPGETVDVVITDYGIAINPRRQDLIDCMRESRVKLPFCTIEELRDRAYAITGKPEPVQFDHRVVGIIESRDGTIMDVVRKVKEFEF; this comes from the coding sequence ATGATCAATAAAGCAGGCAGAGAGATACCGGAAGAAATCTTAAAGGCTACTGGAAAGAAGCCCTTTGAAGGCGCATATGCCTACGACAATTATGAGTACAAAAAAGCGGCTCCAACAGTGCGGGCCCTGTCTGACCCGAAGCGGTCGAAGATGGTGGACTCCATCCGTGAGGCCCTGGAAAAATGCGGGCTTCGTGACAATATGACACTTTCCTTCCACCATCATTTCCGTGAAGGCGACTATGTGCTGAACATGGTCATGGAAGAGGTCCACCGGATGGGAGTAAAGGGCATCACCATCTGCGCCAGCTCCATGGGAAAGGCCAATGATGCGATCGTGCCCTACATCGAGGACGGGACGGTGACGGGCATTCAGTCCTCCGGCGTGCGGGGAAAAATCGGACAGGCCATATCTTCGGGAAAGCTCAGAGATCTGGCGATTATGCGCTCCCACGGCGGCCGTGTGCGGGCCATTGAGTCCGGCGAGGTGCACATTGACATTGCCTTCATCGGCGCGCCCACCTGCGATGAGTACGGAAACTGCAGGCCAAACGGGGGAAAGAGCGACTGCGGCGTGCTTTCCTATGCCATGGTGGACGCCCAGTATGCGGACAAGGTTGTGGCAGTTACAGACTGTCTGGTGCCCTTCCCAAACATTCCGGCCAGCATTTCCATGACAAATGTGGACTATGTCTGCGTGGTGGATGCCATTGGAAATCCGGCTAAGATCGCCACGGGAGCGGCCAAGCCCACCACAGATGTGAGAAAGCTGATGATGGCCGACTACTGCACCCAGTTTGTCATCCACACGCCCTATTTCAGGGACGGCTTTTCCTATCAGACGGGAGTGGGGGGAGCGTCCATCGCCTCCACGATTTCTCTGGGAAAAATCATGGAGGAGAGAGGGATCACCATGGGCCTGGGCTTGGGAGGAATTACAACCCCCATGTGTGAGCTTCTGGAAAAGGGGCTCATAAAGACGCTGGTGGACACCCAGGACTTTGATCTGGGAGCCATCGAGTCCATCAAGAAAAACCCGAACCATGTGGAGATCTCCGCGTCTGAGTATGCCAATCCCTTTAACAAGGGGGCCTATGTCAACAAGCTGGATTTTGTGATCCTGGCTGCCCTTGAGGTGGATGTGAATTTCAACTGCAATGTGGTGACCGGCTCCGACGGAGTCATCACAGGGGCCCAGGGAGGACATCCCGATACGGCAGCAGGGGCCAAGTGCACCATTGTCATCACTCCTCTTTTACAGGGCAGAATACCGGCTGTCTGCACGGATGTGACGACGGTTACGACTCCCGGGGAAACGGTGGATGTGGTAATCACTGATTACGGAATTGCCATTAACCCAAGGCGCCAGGATCTCATCGACTGCATGAGGGAGAGCAGGGTAAAGCTGCCGTTCTGCACCATCGAGGAGCTGCGGGACAGAGCCTACGCCATCACCGGAAAGCCGGAGCCGGTTCAGTTTGACCACCGTGTGGTGGGAATTATCGAGAGCCGTGACGGCACTATTATGGATGTGGTGAGAAAGGTTAAAGAATTTGAATTTTAA